In a genomic window of Phaeodactylum tricornutum CCAP 1055/1 chromosome 6, whole genome shotgun sequence:
- a CDS encoding predicted protein produces the protein MVTTQHAREVYNVPLRKHFKSRFPALDVHRRNEPVATDTIWSDTPAVDNGAKFAQLFVGHRSLVTDVYPMKTDKEFVNTLEDHIRYRGAMDKLISDRAQVEISKKVTDITRAYNIDQWQSEPNHQHQNFAERRIATIEANTNNILNRTGAPDSTWLLCVTYVCCVFNHLAHESLDNRTPLEILSGSTPDISVLLQFHFWEPIYYRLEDATFPSDGTEQRGHFVGIADSVGDALTYKILTDGTNKILYRSSVRSATIPGETNLRLTPQDGERGPKPINFIKSRRTENQNSYAIKELPGFTPDDLIGRTFLTDTRDDGERLRARITRKILDPDKPSDINVSQGGNRGGIVSFMSALLYDPMYTWYDQSRPTSEATEIEPKDGE, from the exons ATGGTCACCACGCAGCATGCCCGAGAAGTCTACAACGTCCCGCTACGCAAGCATTTCAAGTCACGTTTCCCAGCCTTAGACGTGCATCGTCGCAACGAGCCCGTCGCCACTGATACAATCTGGTCTGACACACCCGCTGTGGATAATGGCGCCAAGTTTGCACAACTCTTTGTCGGCCACCGATCTCTTGTCACTGATGTGTACCCGATGAAAACCGATAAAGAATTTGTCAACACCCTCGAAGATCACATTAGATACCGTGGCGCAATGGATAAACTGATCAGTGATCGTGCTCAGGTTGAAATCAGCAAAAAGGTCACTGACATTACACGGGCTTATAACATCGACCAATGGCAGAGCGAACCCAACCATCAGCATCAGAATTTTGCCGAACGTCGTATTGCCACTATTGAAGCAAACACCAACAATATTCTCAATCGTACCGGTGCCCCTGATTCCACTTGGCTTCTTTGCGTCACGTACGTTTGTTGCGTTTTTAACCATTTGGCGCATGAGTCCCTCGACAACCGTACACCCCTCGAGATCTTATCTGGTTCCACacctgatatcagtgttctccttcagtttcatttttgggaacccATTTATTATCGCCTCGAAGATGCGACATTCCCTTCTGATGGTACTGAGCAACGAGGACATTTTGTTGGCATCGCGGATTCCGTGGGAGATGCACTTACTTATAAGATCCTCACTGACGGCACCAACAAAATTCTGTACCGTTCTAGTGTTCGTTCTGCAACCATCCCAGGAGaaaccaacctacgccttacaccacaggatggggagcGTGGTCCCAAGCCCATTAACTttatcaagtcgcgtagaaccgaaaatcaaaattcctatgccatAAAGGAGTTGCCTGGTTTCACACCCGATGACCTCATTGGTCGTACGTTCCTCACCGATACTCGTGATGATGGGGAGCGTCTGCGGGCACGAATCACTCGAAAAATACTTGATCCAGACAAACCTTCGGATATCAA tgtgagtcaaggtgGGAATCGTGGTGggattgtttcctttatgtcggccttattgtacgacccGATGTATACGTGGTATGACCAGAGTCGTCCCACATCGGAAGCCACGGAAATTGAACCCAAGGATGGAGAATAG
- the Fru3 gene encoding frustulin 3 (cell wall associated protein, contains a signal peptide), producing the protein MKLTFLSLVFALASAASWEAQQHVGVSDQGSESSTELLRGSSRRLQLPVVALVGNNGNPASAFPLKVCQGDCDSNSDCEGALECFFRDGGEAVPGCSGGESVSSRTDFCYDPNPNPAPVAMPPTTGGPSVTLIGNNGSPASAFPLKVCQGDCDSNSDCEGALECFFRDGGEAVPGCSGGESVSSRTDFCYDPNPNPAPVAMHLPWQCQFLVQPTTGGPSVTLIGNNGSPASAFPLKVCQGDCDSNSDCEGALECFFRDGGEAVPGCSGGESVSSRTDFCYDPNPNPAPVAMPPRGNAGPSVTLIGNNGSPASAFPLKVCQGDCDSNSDCEGALECFFRDGGEAVPGCSGGESVSSRTDFCYDPNPNPAPVAMPIPAPVAMPVPAPV; encoded by the exons ATGAAGCTTACGTTTCTTTCTCTCGTCTTTGCTCTCGCTTCTGCTGCTTCTTGGGAAGCACAACAGCATGTTGGAGTGTCTGATCAAGGAAGTGAATCCTCTACGGAGCTGCTTAGGGGAAGTTCGCGTCGATTGCAACTACCTGTGGTCGCACTTGTTGGAAACAACGGTAATCCAGCTTCTGCATTTCCATTGAAGGTCTGTCAAGGTGACTGCGACTCAAACAGTGACTGCGAAGGAGCTCTCGAGTGCTTCTTCAGAGATGGAGGTGAGGCCGTTCCCGGATGCAGTGGTGGTGAGAGTGTGTCCAGTCGTACCGACTTTTGCTACGATCCGAATCCCAATCCTGCTCCTGTGGCAATGCCA CCCACTACCGGAGGACCCAGCGTGACACTTATTGGAAACAACGGTAGTCCAGCGTCTGCATTTCCATTGAAGGTCTGCCAAGGTGACTGCGACTCAaacagtgactgtgaaggagCTCTCGAGTGCTTCTTCAGAGATGGAGGTGAGGCCGTTCCCGGATGCAGTGGTGGTGAGAGTGTGTCCAGTCGTACCGACTTTTGCTACGATCCGAATCCCAATCCTGCTCCTGTGGCAATGCATCTGCCGTGGCAATGCCAGTTCCTGGTACAGCCCACTACCGGAGGACCCAGCGTGACACTTATTGGAAACAACGGTAGTCCAGCGTCTGCATTTCCATTGAAGGTCTGCCAAGGTGACTGCGACTCAaacagtgactgtgaaggagCTCTCGAGTGCTTCTTCAGGGATGGAGGTGAGGCCGTTCCCGGATGCAGTGGTGGTGAGAGTGTGTCCAGTCGTACCGACTTTTGCTACGATCCGAATCCCAATCCTGCTCCTGTGGCAATGCCACCTCGTGGCAATGCCG GACCCAGCGTGACACTTATTGGAAACAACGGTAGTCCAGCGTCTGCATTTCCATTGAAGGTCTGCCAAGGTGACTGCGACTCAaacagtgactgtgaaggagCTCTCGAGTGCTTCTTCAGGGATGGAGGTGAGGCCGTTCCCGGATGCAGTGGTGGTGAGAGTGTGTCCAGTCGTACCGACTTTTGCTACGATCCGAATCCCAATCCTGCTCCTGTGGCAATGCCAATTCCTGCTCCTGTGGCAATGCCAGTTCCTGCTCCAGTGG
- a CDS encoding iron-containing dehydrogenase (iron-containing alcohol dehydrogenase Close t) → MIGSGLSRTASSSRRLPTFWQRSVLRTVAPAFSTASPPLDPICEWAASNVRYGPGATREVGMDLALQFRCRKVVIFTDPKVQTLDGMNVVLESLERQNIDAIVYNQVRVEPNDVSFRHAIDFLSRTDYDAVVAFGGGSVMDTAKAANLYASHDGYEDFYDYVNAPIGKGLPIPAGIQLKPLIAIPTTAGTGSETTGVAIFDDTASRSKTGLASRSLKPTLGIVDPVHTRTLPPKVATYAGLDVLCHAMESYTALPYNQRPAPASPLQRPAYQGSNPVSDVWSLFALETCVEFLPKVLADTNDDEARGKLLLASTAAGIGFGNAGVHLCHGMSYPIASQVRGYVGYDHVDHALVPHGLSVIVNAPAVFEWTASADPDRHAKLARILASHRLGEDHATSVGLADEIRLFCERIHVPLGLRQFGYTAEDIPSLVQGTLPQHRVTKIAPKPVDRDVLTNLFMRALDDTH, encoded by the coding sequence ATGATTGGCTCGGGACTCAGTCGAActgcgtcgtcgtcgcggcGTCTGCCAACTTTCTGGCAACGATCCGTTTTGCGCACAGTCGCTCCGGCTTTCTCGACTGCATCGCCGCCACTGGATCCGATTTGCGAATGGGCGGCTTCCAACGTCCGTTACGGTCCCGGTGCCACTCGGGAAGTCGGTATGGATCTGGCCTTGCAGTTTCGGTGTCGAAAGGTCGTAATCTTTACCGACCCAAAAGTGCAAACGCTCGACGGCATGAACGTCGTTTTGGAATCATTGGAACGGCAAAACATTGACGCGATCGTTTACAATCAAGTCCGCGTCGAACCGAACGATGTCAGTTTCCGACACGCCATTGACTTTTTGTCGCGGACGGACTACGACGCCGTTGTGGCctttggcggcggcagtGTCATGGACACCGCCAAGGCGGCCAATTTGTACGCTTCTCACGACGGGTACGAAGATTTCTACGACTACGTCAACGCCCCCATTGGCAAGGGGTTACCCATCCCTGCCGGAATTCAACTCAAGCCCTTGATTGCTATTCCAACCACGGCCGGCACGGGCTCGGAAACCACCGGCGTGGCTATCTTCGACGACACGGCTTCGCGTTCCAAAACGGGTCTCGCGAGTCGGAGTTTGAAACCAACATTGGGCATTGTGGATCCCGTGCACACCCGCACACTGCCACCCAAAGTGGCCACCTACGCGGGTCTCGACGTACTCTGCCACGCCATGGAAAGCTACACCGCCCTGCCTTACAACCAACGTCCGGCCCCAGCGTCGCCGCTTCAGCGACCCGCCTACCAGGGATCTAATCCAGTCTCGGACGTCTGGAGTCTCTTTGCTCTGGAAACCTGCGTGGAGTTCCTCCCCAAGGTCCTGGCGGAcaccaacgacgatgaagctCGGGGTAAGCTATTGTTGGCCAGTACGGCTGCCGGCATTGGGTTCGGCAACGCCGGCGTCCACCTCTGCCACGGCATGTCCTATCCCATCGCCTCCCAGGTCCGCGGCTACGTCGGTTACGATCACGTGGATCACGCTTTGGTGCCGCACGGCCTTTCCGTCATTGTCAACGCTCCAGCCGTTTTTGAGTGGACGGCCTCGGCCGATCCCGACCGGCACGCCAAGCTCGCGCGCATTTTGGCGTCGCACCGCCTCGGCGAGGACCACGCCACCAGCGTCGGGTTGGCCGACGAAATCCGGCTGTTCTGCGAACGCATCCACGTGCCCTTGGGGTTGCGGCAGTTTGGGTACACTGCCGAAGATATTCCCAGTCTCGTGCAGGGGACGCTTCCCCAACACCGAGTGACCAAAATTGCGCCGAAACCAGTCGATCGGGACGTCCTGACCAACCTCTTTATGCGAGCTTTGGATGACACACACTAA
- a CDS encoding predicted protein, translated as MVAVSPWHPFGLTLVSRYMITAALGLSITIAMDCHLVILEHQGTDQESTSVFLGLFQYQPLVGDDQADTRYTRFGHWGFSKTEEEASTLSCRAYPDDWNTADDLVDDGSHSGSGCEYLGRNLDVAVLGFSLGAFALRPRSSPCSVRRGGHIDIRRAAILARNFCLDGCAKLRILQSSRRRYSGNNSTDEWLYEFAARDGTTTCRYDRVSFVALTALLWFLAGVGMYVGLWEQAQDFCVGDYLVDGGAPSGRIDDDENNHDGHTVVSEVDWHDEENLKAGGDVPENYDVVIQSDMNDEEPDKELEVEWVDKIVELDSAEDLEINVAEDSA; from the exons ATGGTCGCCGTTTCTCCATG GCACCCGTTCGGATTGACGTTGGTCTCCCGCTACATGATCACTGCCGCATTGGGCCTTTCCATCACGATCGCGATGGACTGCCATCTGGTCATTCTCGAACATCAAGGTACCGATCAGGAATCAACCTCCGTCTTTCTGGGACTTTTCCAATACCAACCCCTCGTCGGTGACGACCAGGCCGACACCAGGTACACTCGCTTTGGACATTGGGGCTTTAGCAAaacggaagaggaagcatCGACGCTATCCTGTCGAGCGTATCCCGACGACTGGAATACCGCCGACGACTTGGTGGACGACGGCTCGCATTCTGGTAGTGGTTGCGAATACCTTGGGAGGAATCTTGACGTTGCTGTATTGGGCTTCTCTCTGGGTGCCTTTGCTCTTCGACCTAGATCTTCACCATGTTCGGTGCGTCGTGGCGGCCACATTGACATCCGTCGTGCTGCCATCCTTGCTCGGAATTTCTGCCTGGATGGTTGTGCAAAGCTCCGAATTTTGCAATCGAGTCGACGGCGATA CTCGGGCAACAACAGCACGGACGAGTGGCTTTACGAGTTTGCGGCCCGAGACGGTACTACGACTTGTCGGTACGACCGCGTCTCTTTCGTGGCGCTCACGGCGTTGTTGTGGTTTTTGGCTGGTGTGGGCATGTACGTGGGCTTGTGGGAACAGGCACAGGATTTCTGTGTCGGCGACTACCTTGTGGACGGAGGCGCACCCTCGGGTCgaatcgacgacgacgaaaacaaccACGACGGCCATACCGTCGTCTCGGAAGTCGACTGgcacgacgaagaaaatctCAAAGCGGGCGGTGACGTCCCGGAGAATTATGACGTTGTGATTCAGTCGGATATGAACGACGAAGAACCAGATAAGGAACTCGAAGTAGAATGGGTAGACAAGATTGTCGAGTTAGATTCGGCGGAAGACCTAGAAATAAACGTGGCCGAGGACTCGGCTTGA
- a CDS encoding predicted protein yields the protein MQSFPTGRVFFHFAMVSSTRIRENSSRESSMGNFVVWITAYDLGECEAEPSGTGPLLSLIVRLCAKTSRRTFRVFGAAIKVRDSDSFGHVSRVTRLIVPSGSNFGEPVGTGTPSSSRGISLCEMIAPGLAWVCALAASSLVVQYVVKPRLPVYTIAVRGLPLPQWIQGQLQTRLTTQISLHNDNFVQIDVYALSFDLFYMDWDGQLAHIGNVRDQNQVVMRSNATKTLSEPVWRILPRHDFSITDYLYSTVHPWPIVKTLSRLLWSVWQGSGSLLLPTTGVAHIKASKAAPVTVTIVCDNRVDVFSLHVYGLDCVLKDLKPGWTNLTLTAATLRSYALKSLQGNAPGGVLPHPQRLSWNQIVNRVAVEEILQHP from the exons ATGCAGTCTTTTCCTACGGGACGtgtctttttccattttgcaATGGTCTCGTCGACACGCATTCGGGAAAATTCAAGCCGAGAGTCGTCCATGGGAAACTTTGTTGTTTGGATCACTGCGTACGATCTCGGGGAGTGTGAGGCCGAACCATCCGGGACCGGACCCCTCCTCTCACTCATTGTGCGCCTTTGTGCGAAAACGTCACGTCGGACCTTCCGAGTTTTCGGAGCGGCGATCAAGGTTCGGGATTCGGACTCCTTCGGCCACGTTTCTCGAGTCAC CCGTCTAATTGTTCCAAGCGGAAGCAACTTTGGTGAACCTGTCGGAACGGGGACACCGTCATCCAGTCGAGGAATATCGTTGTGCGAAATGATCGCACCCGGACTTGCTTGGGTCTGCGCCTTGGCGGCTTCCTCCTTGGTGGTGCAGTACGTAGTCAAGCCCCGACTGCCCGTGTATACGATTGCCGTCCGTGGATTGCCGTTACCCCAGTGGATACAGGGGCAACTACAAACCCGGCTCACTACGCAGATTTCGTTGCACAACGACAATTTTGTACAAATTGACGTGTACGCACTCTCCTTCGACCTGTTTTACATGGACTGGGATGGACAGCTTGCGCACATTGGAAACGTACGAGACCAAAATCAGGTAGTCATGCGGTCAAACGCAACCAAGACATTGTCCGAGCCGGTATGGAGAATACTTCCCCGACACGATTTTAGTATTACGGATTACTTGTATTCCACTGTCCATCCGTGGCCGATCGTCAAGACCTTGTCGCGGCTGCTCTGGAGTGTCTGGCAAGGTAGTGGATCCCTGCTCTTGCCCACCACGGGGGTCGCTCATATCAAGGCTTCCAAAGCGGCTCCCGTCACGGTCACGATCGTTTGTGACAATCGTGTCGACGTTTTTTCCCTACACGTGTATGGTCTGGATTGCGTACTCAAGGATCTCAAGCCGGGATGGACCAATTTGACTCTGACCGCCGCAACGTTACGATCGTACGCCTTGAAATCGCTGCAGGGAAACGCCCCGGGCGGAGTCTTACCACATCCGCAAAGACTGTCCTGGAATCAAATCGTCAATCGCGTCGCCGTGGAAGAGATACTGCAGCATCCCTAG
- a CDS encoding predicted protein, whose product MVRFTLHATTVASMLLAGSLYGTSAFAPVHRSQSAFLAPSIPLPRAASTSSSTLHMNLFDRFQRVAKSNLNNILQNLEDPEKIMNQAVEDMQADLVKVRQSYAEVTATQRRLLKQKEQAEAVSNDWYKRAQLALQAGNEELAREALSRRQQTADEASNLQQQIDLQAASIDKLYEGMQVLEKKILESKSKKDQMVARARTAQSTQKVNDMLGGVTGKTSMDAFSRMEEKVEALEAAADVSAEMGALGANALPGSAASSLEQQFKALESSSSVDDELKKMKGLLGGAKDSGDKKETSGSSAGADPAVDDELAKMKKDAGL is encoded by the exons ATGGTTCGCTTTACACTGCATGCGACTACCGTTGCCTCCATGCTTCTGGCTGGTAGCTTGTACGGAACGTCGGCCTTTGCCCCGGTCCACCGTTCCCAGAGTGCCTTTTTGGCCCCGTCGATCCCGTTGCCACGGGCGGCGTCGACCTCTTCCTCAACGCTCCATATGAACCTGTTCGATCGTTTCCAACGTGTCGCCAAGTCCAATCTGAACAACATTCTACAGAATCTCGAAGATCCCGAAAAAATCATGAATCAAGCCGTCGAAGACATGCAG GCTGACTTGGTCAAAGTCCGACAAAGCTACGCCGAAGTCACGGCGACTCAACGTCGGTTGCTGAAACAAAAGGAGCAAGCCGAAGCGGTTTCCAACGACTGGTACAAACGTGCGCAACTCGCGCTCCAAGCAGGCAACGAAGAACTCGCTCGGGAAGCCTTGTCCCGTCGTCAACAAACTGCGGACGAAGCGAGTAAtttgcagcaacaaattGATCTCCAGGCCGCGTCCATCGACAAATTGTACGAAGGCATGCAagtgttggaaaagaaaattcTGGAATccaaatcgaaaaaggaTCAAATGGTGGCACGAGCCCGTACGGCGCAGTCTACCCAGAAAGTTAACGATATGTTGGGCGGCGTGACCGGCAAAACTTCCATGGATGCCTTTTCGCGCATGGAAGAGAAGGTGGAGGCGCTGGAAGCCGCTGCCGACGTCTCTGCCGAAATGGGCGCGCTGGGAGCCAACGCCTTGCCGGGATCGGCCGCTTCCAGCCTCGAACAACAATTCAAGGCTTTGGAATCGTCTAGttccgtggacgacgaacTGAAGAAAATGAAGGGATTACTGGGTGGTGCCAAAGACAGTGGCGACAAGAAGGAAACTAGTGGTAGCAGTGCAGGTGCTGATCCTGCCGTGGATGATGAATTGgccaaaatgaaaaaagACGCAGGCTTGTAA
- a CDS encoding predicted protein: protein MELGVATYLRFVASGAVCCSGVHLALTPIDVVKTKVQTDPDNYPGIVRGFKKQLEIGGVSGFFTGWAPTFLGFFVWGGLSYALTEFLRRYFTTLLGNSAAGLEIPIILSASAFAAFVGSFVLCPFESVRIRTVAQPDYGSNVVDVVKRIVREEGLFSLFKAVPLFCAKEIPFAMGKFTVFDLSTKYLYEQFPTAREDIQLSLLISLAGGTIGGLVAAVVSNPGDATISELKKAKSDMGPLEAGQLLVERGGPAALFTGLPLRMVFYPLVVSLQFLIYDSVRLALGV, encoded by the exons ATGGAACTGGGTGTTGCAACTTATCTACGATTTGTCGCATCCGGGGCCGTATGCTGCTCCGGAGTGCATCTAGCCTTGACACCCATTGATG TTGTCAAAACAAAGGTACAAACAGATCCCGACAACTATCCCGGTATTGTTCGGGGCTTTAAAAAGCAGCTCGAAATTGGTGGAGTCTCCGGTTTCTTTACAGGATGGGCACCTACCTTTCTAGGATTCTTTGTTTGGGGAGGTCTTTCGTATGCATTGACCGAATTCCTTCGACGATACTTTACCACTCTTCTGGGGAATAGCGCTGCTGGATTGGAAATACCAATCATTCTTTCGGCGTCCGCGTTTGCGGCCTTTGTTGGGTCTTTCGTTCTTTGTCCATTCGAGTCGGTGCGTATTCGTACAGTCGCACAGCCCGATTACGGCTCGAATGTTGTGGATGTTGTCAAACGGATTGTACGAGAAGAAGGACTGTTTTCCCTTTTCAAGGCCGTGCCTCTCTTTTGCGCCAAAGAGATTCCCTTTGCTATGGGGAAGTTTACTGTCTTCGATCTGTCGACAAAGTACCTTTACGAGCAGTTTCCTACCGCCCGAGAAGATATTCAGTTGTCGCTGTTGATCAGTTTGGCCGGTGGGACAATTGGTGGACTTGTCGCCGCCGTTGTCAGCAATCCTGGTGACGCCACCATTAGTGAattgaaaaaggccaaatcgGACATGGGTCCGTTGGAGGCTGGCCAATTGTTGGTAGAACGGGGTGGCCCCGCCGCTCTCTTTACCGGCTTGCCACTTCGCATGGTTTTTTATCCTCTTGTCGTCAGTTTACAATTTTTGATTTACGACAGCGTTCGGCTGGCCCTTGGGGTT